The genomic DNA GCGCCGACCTGCGTTTTTTTCAGCAGCAGTTCGGCGGGGTCATGCCCCTGGAAATCGTGGTGGACACCGGCCACAAAGGGGGGGCCGCGCAGCTGCCCAACCTGGTGCGCATCGACCGGTTCGAGCACTACCTGGCCACCGTGCCCGGCCTCACGCCGTCGCTGAGCGTGGTGGCCGGACTTAAAGCCGCCACGCAGGCATTTTATAGCTACGCGCCCGGCTCCTACCGCCTGCCCGATGCGACGGAAGCCGCGTTTATGCAGCCCTACCTCACGCACCCGCCCGGCGCGGCCCTGGGCCTGCCGGCGCTGGCAGACCCCAGCGGGCGGCAGGTGCGGCTCTCGCTGCGCATGGCCGACGTGGGCTCTAACCGCCTGGCGCGCCTGCTGCCGCAGCTGGCGGGCCAGGCCCGGCACCTGTTTGCCGGGTCGGGCCTGCGTGCCCACCTCACGGGCACCACGCTCATCTTCACCAAAGGCACTGCTTACCTCATTCATACCCTGAAGGATAGCCTGCTGTTGGCCTTCGTGCTGGTGGGGCTGGTGGTGCTGCTGCTGTTTCGCAGCGTGCCCACCGTGTTCTTCGCCCTGGTGCCCAACTTGGTCACGCTGCTGCTCACGGGCGGGCTGATGGGCTACCTCGGGATTCCCCTCAAACCCAGCACGGCCCTTATTTTCAGCATCGCCCTGGGCATTGACGGCGATAACTCTATTCACCTGCTGGCCAAATACCGGCAGGAGCTAGTGCTCAACGGCGGCCTGGCCCGGCTGGCCATCGTCACCACGCTGCGCGAGGCGGGCACCAGCATGCTCTTTACCAGCGCCATTCTGCTGCTGGGCTTCGGGATTTTTATTTTCAGCGACTTTGGGGGCACCCAGGCCCTGGGCATCCTGATGGGGGCTTCGCTGCTGCTCACTAATTTTTCCAATCTGGTGCTGCTACCCTGCCTGCTGCTGACGTTCGCGCCCGACTCTCTGGCTGCCCACTAAGGAGCCGGTGCGAGCGGCAGCCGGCATCCGCACTGGCCGCCGGCCATCGCGCAGCCCCTGGTGAGGTTTTTTGAGCAGTAAAGTAGTGAGCGAATTATTCGCCATTGAAGAGTGCGGAAGAGCTTTTCAATCGACTAAAAAGACCCCCTGATTTCGCTGACCACCACGGCTTGGACCACCGCTAAAAAATATGGGGGTAGGGACAAGTTATCGGCCGGCACCGGAGCTTTTTTGGCGCGTGCGAAGCAGCAGCTGCGCATTATCTTTCAGCATGAAATCACTGCTTTTCCTACCCCCCCTTCTCCTGGCTATCGCGGCCGTGGCCCAAAAGCCTACCCCCGACTTGGCCCACAACCAGGTGCAGGTGGCCGGCGGCCGGCTGGCGGGTGCCACTGCCGCCAGCGGCATCCACGAGTTCAGGGGCATTCCCTACGCCGCGCCGCCCGTGGGCAAGCGCCGCTGGCAGGCCCCGCAGCCGGCCGCGAAGTGGACCAACGTGCGGCCGGCCACGCAGTTTGGGCCGCGCGCCATGCAGTTGCCGCTGTTTGGCGACATGAACTTTCGTTCGAACGGCGTGAGCGAGGACTGCCTGTACCTGAACGTGTGGACGGGCGCGAAAACGGCTCAGGAAAAGCGGCCGGTGCTGGTGTATTTCTACGGTGGCGGCTTTGTGGCCGGCGATGGCTCGGAGCCGCGCTACGACGGCGAAAGCCTGGCCCAAAAAGGAATTGTGACCGTGACGGTGAACTACCGCCTGGGCGTGTTCGGCTTCCTGGCCCACCCGGAATTAACTAAGGAGTCGCCGCACCACGCCTCGGGCAACTATGCTTTGCTCGACCAGGCGGCAGCCATCGCGTGGGTACGGGCCAATATTGCGGCCTTCGGCGGCGACCCGCAGCACATTACGATTGGGGGCGAGTCGGCCGGCTCGTATTCGGTGAGCGCCCAGCTGGTCTCGCCGCTGGCGAAAAACCTGCTCGTGGGGGCCATTGCCGAAAGCGGCTCGCTGCTGGGCTTGCAGCCGCTGCCCACGCTGGCGCAGGGCGAACAGACGGGGGTAGGGTTTGCCGCCAGCCTGGGTGCCACCTCGCTGGCCGCGCTGCGGGCGCTGCCGGCCCAGCAGCTGCTGGAGGCCAGCGGCAAGCCGGGCGCGCCACGCTTTTCTCCCATCGTGGACGGGTATTTTCTGCCGCGCTCGCCCGCCGAGATTTTTGCCGCCGGCCAGCAGGCGCACGTGCCGCTGCTGGTGGGCTGGAACTCGCAGGAATCGGGGGCGGCTGGCTTATTGGGACCAGCCGCGCCCACGGTGGCCAACTACCAGGCCGCCGTGCAAAAGCTGTATGGCGAGCAGGCCGCTGACATTCAGCGCCTCTACCCCGCCACTACCGCCGCGCAGGCCGAGCAGGCTGCCACTGACCTGGCCAGCGACCGCTTCATCGCCTACAGCACCTGGAAGCTGGCCGACGCCCAGCTTCAGACCGGCGGCCAGCCAGTGTACCGCTACCTCTACGCCCGCCCGCGCCCGGCCATGACGCCTGAGATGGGCAACGCCACCGCCAACCTGGCCGGCGGCGTCACCAAGGGCACGGGCGCCGCTACCCCCGCCTCGCCCGCCAAAGGTGCCGTGCATTCGGCCGAGATTGAGTACGCGCTGGGTAACCTGCCCACCAACAAGGTATTTGCCTGGACGCCTGATGATTACCAGGTATCGAAAACCATGCAGGGCTACTTCGCCAACTTCATCAAAACCGGCAACCCCAACGGCGCGGGCCTACCCCCCTGGCCAGCCGACAGCCAGCAGAATGGCCAGGTGATGCGCCTCGATGTGACCACTCAGGCCGGACCCGACCAGACGCGCGCCCGCTACCAGTTTTTGGAGCAGCACGCGGCCAAATAATTCCTTTTCCCTTTGCAAAAAAGCCTGGTCGGAGATGTCTCCGACCAGGCTTTTTTGCAAAGGGAAAAGGAATATTTATAGAAAAAGGCCGGGTGCGAGGCGTAATCGGCTTCATCTTGCGTTAACGTATGAGTGGCCCCGACCGGCC from Hymenobacter psoromatis includes the following:
- a CDS encoding carboxylesterase — protein: MKSLLFLPPLLLAIAAVAQKPTPDLAHNQVQVAGGRLAGATAASGIHEFRGIPYAAPPVGKRRWQAPQPAAKWTNVRPATQFGPRAMQLPLFGDMNFRSNGVSEDCLYLNVWTGAKTAQEKRPVLVYFYGGGFVAGDGSEPRYDGESLAQKGIVTVTVNYRLGVFGFLAHPELTKESPHHASGNYALLDQAAAIAWVRANIAAFGGDPQHITIGGESAGSYSVSAQLVSPLAKNLLVGAIAESGSLLGLQPLPTLAQGEQTGVGFAASLGATSLAALRALPAQQLLEASGKPGAPRFSPIVDGYFLPRSPAEIFAAGQQAHVPLLVGWNSQESGAAGLLGPAAPTVANYQAAVQKLYGEQAADIQRLYPATTAAQAEQAATDLASDRFIAYSTWKLADAQLQTGGQPVYRYLYARPRPAMTPEMGNATANLAGGVTKGTGAATPASPAKGAVHSAEIEYALGNLPTNKVFAWTPDDYQVSKTMQGYFANFIKTGNPNGAGLPPWPADSQQNGQVMRLDVTTQAGPDQTRARYQFLEQHAAK